In Aedes albopictus strain Foshan chromosome 3, AalbF5, whole genome shotgun sequence, the following are encoded in one genomic region:
- the LOC109416212 gene encoding uncharacterized protein LOC109416212 — protein MPRVRPTTKLGVYGQYDLNPEKAVTLYTESKLQNQYYIKTPNWDVARLSFDLKGIQSNREYEEVTKEQGRMRAHSHEQFQLNEKRLKEADKLLQTLWEDFVEVNDFLKDCELKENESYGTMENEKRKQKEYNEKIQQLDNDLEVLNKFVDNYEETIQKYAPFESVLTETINNSDAYETIEDLMKRCDSLLLAQVEISEIEQQKIQEIETIRDNLMESTKTALHIITGLNNDLSELQGRYVRAWEECLKWEKSITTAKSYMAANEMKTSCMLDAIYHLYCMIRKRRGEQPKYLRGNVEKQLDFIKEEAGIMQVIYNLAVKKLAKENMSLAAEKGSVKAKPVIFPATKKPKAFGF, from the exons TACATTATATACCGAATCGAAATTGCAAAATCAATACTACAT CAAAACTCCCAACTGGGACGTTGCACGGCTGAGCTTTGATCTGAAAGGGATCCAAAGTAACCGGGAGTATGAAGAGGTCACCAAAGAACAGGGCCGGATGCGTGCTCATTCGCATGAGCAATTTCAGCTGAATGAAAAACGGCTGAAGGAGGCCGACAAACTGCTGCAAACTTTATGGGAGGATTTCGTCGAGGTTAACGATTTTCTAAAGGATTGTGAACTAAAGGAAAATGAGTCTTATGGAACT ATGGAAAATGAAAAAAGGAAACAGAAAGAATACAATGAAAAAATTCAGCAGTTGGACAACGATTTAGaagttttgaacaaatttgtagatAACTACGAAGAGACTATACAAAAGTATGCTCCCTTTGAA TCCGTGCTTACCGAAACCATTAACAATTCAGATGCCTATGAAACGATAGAGGACCTGATGAAACGCTGCGATTCATTgc TTTTGGCGCAGGTTGAAATATCAGAAATTGAACAGCAAAAAATTCAAGAGATTGAAACCATAAGAGATAACCTGATGGAATCTACGAAAACGGCGTTACACATCATCACGGGCCTAAATAACGATCTTTCAGAACTACAG GGACGATATGTGCGCGCTTGGGAAGAGTGCCTAAAATGGGAGAAGTCCATAACCACCGCTAAAAGCTATATGGCTGCAAATGAGATGAAAACCAGCTGCATGCTAGATGCTATCTATCATCTTTACTGTATGATTCGCAAACGACGTGGGGAACAGCCAAAGTATTTGCGCGGAAATGTTGAAAAGCAGCTGGATTTCATCAAGGAAGAAGCGGGAATCATGCAGGTAATTTACAATCTTGCAGTCAAAAAGCTGGCTAAGGAAAATATGAGCTTGGCAGCGGAGAAAGGCTCGGTGAAGGCGAAACCTGTTATTTTTCCAGCAACGAAGAAACCTAAGGCTTTCGGATTTTAG